The following is a genomic window from Strongyloides ratti genome assembly S_ratti_ED321, chromosome : 1.
GTCATGCTGGTTACAACTTAAACAAATGCCTTTTGAGGGTGGATTTTGTGGTCGCACAAATAAACTTGTTGATGCGTGTTATTCATTTTGGCAAGGATCTATTTTtgcaattttaaaaaatttcagtAAGACAGAACCAAATTTTGTTTATCCTGAATTGGATGCAAAAGCATTAGAAGCATTTACATTGTTTATCTCTCAAGATCCTTTGGGTGGTTTAAAAGATAAACCAGGAAAACCTTGTGATTTATATCATACTTGTTATTCATTAAGTGGTTTATCAATTGCTCAACATTACCATAATGAAAATCAAATAGTAGGCGGGGAAAATTGTATAGTTGAAAGTATAGATCCtcattataatttaactGTGAAGTATGCCGAGAAGgcacttttatattttaaaaacatataatttatttattttaatacaattagaaatattttaattttggtttttttccaataatacttttttattagttatatttaatttaatataaaaattttaggaTGGTTAAAGTTAAGAAGAAGGCatcaaaaattgataaaaaattaaaacttaaGAAATTTGAAAATGTAAATGTAAATAGTAGCCTTTTAATTCATCATGAACAAGGAACAAAATGGTATAACAATACATATGATGACAAAGCAACTAGTGAAAATGATTTACTTACTGGAGATGAATTGAAAATGTTAGAAGAAAAAGCTAGCAAGTTATTACAAAAtgattgtaatatttttcataagaaaaataatacttcACTAGCAAATATTAATTGGATGGAAACTATATTATCAAAGGGTACCttcaatgataaaattacAGCTATGCAACTTTCTATCAAAAAAAGTCCAGTACATTCTTTAGAACATTTAAATAGTTTAGTTTCTATTTgtgagaaaaaaaagttaagaaatttatatttgttaattagATTGTTAAAAGATATCTTCCTTCTTGATCTTTTACCCTCAGatagaaaattaatttcatttaatcAACGTCCTTTAGCTAGAATTAATGAGTTGTCAGGTGGTGATGCTAATGTTATTAATAGAAGACTTATCATGTGGAAATATGAATCTGAacttaaaaatgtttaccataaatttataaaagctTTAGATAATTGTAGTTCTGTGGTTGTTGAAAATATTGCCAACCAAAGTAGTTCTTTTTTGATGGATCTCTTAATGGAAAGACCTGAAAAGGAAAGTGAAATATTGACAATGTTAGTTAATCAACTTGGAAATcctcataaaaaaaatgcttcttatataattgttcttttaaaaaaattaatagataAGCATCCATCTATGAAAGAAGTtgtaataaaagaaattgaaacattaatatttagaaaaaatattccaatTAAAACACAACAGTATGCTGTTGGTTTTCTTacacaaatatttttaaatgttgttGAGAAGAATGCAGctcaaatattattaaaaatttattttgctcttattaaaacattgttagcaaaagaaaataatgaatgTAAATTAATGGATTTAGTAATAGTGGGGGTATATCGTGTTTTACCATATGCTAAAGATAGAATTAATGAAATGAGTAAAGAAATTgaaagtttatataaattgattACTGTTGCCAAATATTCAATTTCTATGAGAACATTACGTTTAGTATTTAAATCAAGTTCAATTGTCGGTACAGTATCTGATCAATTTTATGCATCTCTATACAGATTTATGTTTCGTGATCATCCATCTAAATACCAAAAGGATTTATTTGCTCTTGTCTATGATGCTGTTAAGCATGATGCTATTTTTGAAAGACAAAGAGCTTTTATTAAGCGACTTTTTCAGATAGCTTTGGTAGGACTTCCTGAATTAGCAGCTGAAGCCTTATTTACAGTTGGAAGGCTtgttaaaacaaataaaaatttaattttacttcCTGAACATGACTATTCAGGTGGTTGTGAtgtaaaaaaagaagaagatgATATTGCTGAAGTAGAAGTAGAGGATGAAGATGAAGTATATTATGATTATGATATTGACGAAGGAGGAAATATTGTGAAACTTGAAGCACAGGTtgatcaaaataattttaaatttgccGTAAAAACTGAGGagattgaaaaaaataaatttaaaattaccaAATTTTATAACCCTCATGGTCTTAATCCGCAATATTCCAAAGCTCATCAATCTTCTGATGTTGAATTATTGTATCTTAAAAAACATTACCATCCTATTGTCTCTGATTTTGCTTCTAAATTGATAAGGAATACAGAGATTATTTACAAAGATGACTTTAAGGAGGATCTTTCTGTTATAAGATTTTTGGATCGTTTTGCTTTCcaaaaaagtaaaaagagttcaaaaaatagtattaaatGTTTGGCTGTTGATTCAGAGGAATACATTCAAATGAATCCTAATAAGGTTCCTTTGGATGAGATATATCTTCATAGATATGCTCGTCTTAAACTTTCAAAATCTAAAAATACTGAAGAAGATAGATTCTCTATTAATTCTGACGAGTTTgatgaaattattaaaaactttaatgaTCAATCTATGGCAGATGATGTTATGGATAGTGATGATGATTTggatatttttgaaaaagaactggaagaaaaacaaaaggttggtaagaaaagaaaaagaacAAGTGATGCAGAAAAATCTCTTTATGAAGTTCTTAAAGGTGTTGATACTGAAGAACCTGAAGATAGTGAGGAAGAAGTCGGTTTTGAAAATGATGATGGTTTTAGCAGTAGTGACAATGATAGTGACGATAATGATGCTTTCATCAACGACGACGACGATGATGATGCTGTTGacgatgatgatgatgatgatgacgATGCTATGAACGATGGTGTCGGTGATAATTTTGTTGAGATTACTGATGAAGAAGAAGATGAGTAGGAATaattcaaattaaaaaatttattctataattaaaattgtttcttgatgtttttaaattagcATTGAATTTagtaacattttatatatttttgttattattgttattttgttgtttattattaattattaaattacattattgttttattatgttttgataaattaaatggCCATGCTTTCGTTAtcaatttttcaaaaaaaagttgttttttaaaCTCTTTTTATACAAAGATAGAGAAAATTTTATGACTCATTATTgacaaataaattaacatatttttattattatttattttaaaattctaatttacaacaaaattttctttttatcatttttacaGATTGTCACgttatacaaatatattcatATCATTCAATGATGAATTAATTTTGgacttaattttaaagtcatttaggtatattaaaaattttattttaaaaaattaaaaaaacaactttttttggaaattaaatatgctactatagtcattcgatagcccttgaaacgggatgaattttgaatataatcaactatatcttaaaattgaaacttcagGAGTTATAGGGATTCAAAGTTGAAGGGCGAAATGATGGAATTTTTTTCTGTAAATTAGGATTTCTATGacaatattgtaaattttgaaaataaatactttattctagatc
Proteins encoded in this region:
- a CDS encoding Farnesyltransferase, CAAX box, beta, whose product is MVKFSNFDKNAVFKNLDIATNTSVNQEEVEKDVADTFVNFLTFLDINEDEAFDNAKLFRQSHAQFAIKQLSWLSSGASSMESSRTWYCFWGIHTLRLLNYTISEKLANNVITFLKSCHNSDGGFSGSPGQLSHLAPTYGAVMALLEIGTEEAYHCINQKSMFNFIKSLSVGDGSFYMHVGGEIDMRATYCAISIASILNLDMNVLFKGTAVWIRDSQTFEGGFGGLPDVEAHGGYTYCAVAGLSLLNKLNTIDLTNLSCWLQLKQMPFEGGFCGRTNKLVDACYSFWQGSIFAILKNFSKTEPNFVYPELDAKALEAFTLFISQDPLGGLKDKPGKPCDLYHTCYSLSGLSIAQHYHNENQIVGGENCIVESIDPHYNLTVKMVKVKKKASKIDKKLKLKKFENVNVNSSLLIHHEQGTKWYNNTYDDKATSENDLLTGDELKMLEEKASKLLQNDCNIFHKKNNTSLANINWMETILSKGTFNDKITAMQLSIKKSPVHSLEHLNSLVSICEKKKLRNLYLLIRLLKDIFLLDLLPSDRKLISFNQRPLARINELSGGDANVINRRLIMWKYESELKNVYHKFIKALDNCSSVVVENIANQSSSFLMDLLMERPEKESEILTMLVNQLGNPHKKNASYIIVLLKKLIDKHPSMKEVVIKEIETLIFRKNIPIKTQQYAVGFLTQIFLNVVEKNAAQILLKIYFALIKTLLAKENNECKLMDLVIVGVYRVLPYAKDRINEMSKEIESLYKLITVAKYSISMRTLRLVFKSSSIVGTVSDQFYASLYRFMFRDHPSKYQKDLFALVYDAVKHDAIFERQRAFIKRLFQIALVGLPELAAEALFTVGRLVKTNKNLILLPEHDYSGGCDVKKEEDDIAEVEVEDEDEVYYDYDIDEGGNIVKLEAQVDQNNFKFAVKTEEIEKNKFKITKFYNPHGLNPQYSKAHQSSDVELLYLKKHYHPIVSDFASKLIRNTEIIYKDDFKEDLSVIRFLDRFAFQKSKKSSKNSIKCLAVDSEEYIQMNPNKVPLDEIYLHRYARLKLSKSKNTEEDRFSINSDEFDEIIKNFNDQSMADDVMDSDDDLDIFEKELEEKQKVGKKRKRTSDAEKSLYEVLKGVDTEEPEDSEEEVGFENDDGFSSSDNDSDDNDAFINDDDDDDAVDDDDDDDDDAMNDGVGDNFVEITDEEEDE